In the genome of Cervus elaphus chromosome 5, mCerEla1.1, whole genome shotgun sequence, the window TTCACTATTTGAGTTATTACTCTGTCCCCTTAGGCATTCAAAGGTAAAACTTCCCTCTGCATTTCCACCTTCTCTAACACTAACCATGGTTAACAGTTTCTTGCATGCCCTTTCagggaacaaaacaaaacttaataCACGCACCagagtatataaaatagattacacATAAAGTATCAATGAAACCACATACCATATTCCGAACTTtgccttttttattattaataagtaTACCCTGGAAACCTTGCCATATCAGCATATAtagttatttcattatttttaactgCCATTTCAGTGTATGAAGATGTATTTAGCCATAAAGGACGCTTagattgtttcttttctgttgttctgTATTATCAACAGATTTGCATACCCTGAATGCTCGTGCACATGTCTTGATGCACTGTCACAGATATATGTCACAGATAGGGAACCACTAGGTCAAAAAATGTGTACATCTAAAAAATTTTTGAGACAGGAATCCAGGAGTAAGCAAGTCAGATGTGAGTTCACATTCTAATAACAAGAAATAGTACAAGTCAACAAAAATAAGATAATCAAGAAAAACAGTGGAAGAAAACCCGACAGGATAAGGAAGTAGTGACTGGAGGGAGTAGAGGGAGAATTTAGAGTGGTTTGGAGAGGCcaaagaaatgaattgtccaacaAAAAGGAAAGCAAGTTCAAGGACCTAGAGAAGCCACGAATCCGGCGTTTAGCAGAAACAGGCAGGAAGTCGTGGTAGGAGTGATGAGGTAGGGGGCGCTCTAGGAAGTTGGGCCTCGAAGGTGAAAGCTTAGCCGTTTGGATTTTGTTCCTAGTTACATTGGGAGGGCTCGAGGATTGTAAAAGGGAGAGGATCCTTAACGAACGAGGCAAAGAGCGAAAGCGCCTACCCGCAGGGTGACCGTGGGCAAGTTCTCGCGTGTCGCTAATGTTCTTTCCCCCTCGGTGGAATGAGACACTAAGCTCCAGCCTTAACTGGTAACGAAGGCGCCGCGGGCAAGCCTTCGAGGGCCGCGGCCGCGAGCTTACCTGTCCTCCAGGACTGATTCCATGGGCTCCACTCCGTCGGTGTTTACCGCGCGGAGTCGGTCGGCGAAGGCGATGGCTTTCTCCAGCCGGGACACGGCCTCCTGGCTGCCGAAGTCCACCAGCGATAGCCGCTCCAGGTGCTGGATCAGCTCGCCCGTGACCCGGCCACTTCCCTGGGGGGGAATGAGGCGGAGGGTGTGGGTTACGGGTGAGGCCTGCTCCGCCTTCCGCCCCGCTCCGACACCCGCCTGGACGCCCCGGCCTCTACCTGAGGATCCGCCTTGGAGGTGAAGCCCCGGCGCCCGCGCGCCGCAGCCCGAAGACCCAGGCGCACGGCCAGCGCCCACATTTCGCTCCGTCTCGGCCGCCGTAGCGCATCCTCTCCTAAGGCCCCGCGACGCGCTTAAAAGTGATGACATCCGAGAGCGCCGCCACCGCCGCGGACGCCGACGCCATGAATAGCGTAGGGGAGGCTTGCACCGACATGAAGCGCGAGTACGACCAGTGCTTCAACCGCTGGTTTGCCGAAAAGTTCCTCAAGGGGGACGGCTCCGGGGACCCATGCACCGACCTCTTCAAGCGCTACCAGCAGTGTGTTCAGGTGAGCTCCGACCCGGGCCCTCTCGTCTCTGCCCTAGGCCCCGGCTCGAGGGGGTTGGGACGGGCAGGGTGGAAGAAAAGCCTGGATGAGACCAGTGGCAGGAGTTCTGTCCCTTACCATTCACCACCCAGGATGCCTGGTATCTCTCCGAATGTCAAAGGTAAATCTTTCTGCAGCACCTTACTTTCTGCGGAGCCCAGTAACATTCTTTGGTTCCTTTGGTGATGAACCTGAACTTGCAAAGTGAGCCCAGTTATTCCTATTTTATGCGTGGAACACTCACGCCCATAAATAGTTAAACGAGTAGTCGAAGTTCACTAGAATCAAGTGTCCTTGGATTTTGCGGTGGTCCACTTTTCCACTGTTGCTGAGGGGAGAGACGGGGTGTTCAGTCTCTCTGGCCTGTTAGACCTCATGGAGGGTCCCCTTCTGTTGTCACAATGCCTTCACTGGCCTGTTTTTTCTCTCTTGGCCAGTTAGAACATCTTTATTCCAGCACAGTGAATGTGAAACAGATCTGATTGTAAGAACAGCTCTGGGCAAGGCATTCCCAATTAGTTAACTTAAAAAACATCCTCAGTAAGTCCAGGTGGAGTTGCTGTCTTTATCCCATAGACAGAT includes:
- the GATC gene encoding glutamyl-tRNA(Gln) amidotransferase subunit C, mitochondrial; this encodes MWALAVRLGLRAAARGRRGFTSKADPQGSGRVTGELIQHLERLSLVDFGSQEAVSRLEKAIAFADRLRAVNTDGVEPMESVLEDRCLYLRSDDVVEGSCAEELLQNSHRVVEEYFVAPPGNISWSKLDEK
- the TRIAP1 gene encoding TP53-regulated inhibitor of apoptosis 1 codes for the protein MTSESAATAADADAMNSVGEACTDMKREYDQCFNRWFAEKFLKGDGSGDPCTDLFKRYQQCVQKAIKEKEIPIEGLEFMGHGKEKPESSS